In Banduia mediterranea, a single window of DNA contains:
- a CDS encoding Rieske (2Fe-2S) protein: MNETKVAASGEVQEGRLHAVKVGGHTVLLSRVDGRVCAFSAKCPHVGLSLARGKVDKGTVECPWHGSRFDLCSGQNLDWARSVAGLPMPTWSHALLSFGKKPAPLSLYEASERESSVYLRTP, translated from the coding sequence ATGAATGAAACGAAAGTCGCGGCATCGGGTGAGGTCCAGGAAGGCCGGCTGCATGCCGTCAAAGTCGGCGGCCACACCGTCTTGCTGAGCCGTGTCGACGGACGCGTCTGCGCATTTTCCGCCAAGTGCCCGCATGTGGGCCTGTCGCTGGCGCGTGGCAAGGTCGACAAGGGTACGGTCGAATGCCCTTGGCATGGATCGCGTTTCGACCTGTGCAGTGGGCAGAACCTTGACTGGGCGCGCTCGGTGGCCGGCCTGCCGATGCCGACATGGAGCCACGCGCTGCTGTCCTTCGGCAAGAAGCCAGCACCTCTGTCGCTCTACGAAGCTTCGGAGCGCGAATCCTCGGTATACCTGCGGACGCCATAG
- a CDS encoding redoxin domain-containing protein — protein sequence MNRLLLNLVTGLAALTALIPLSVSAAGAPRQAPGWSLQTPGGETVNFPQDAEGRPTVLLFWPSWCPFSRALQPYVQDIWEDYRDLGVNVWTINIREDGDPVQTMKDRGLSFPLLIQGDALMATYRIERTPWLVVIDGDNNIVYTRPPHPPTPVDVAMDVRKTLNELLGDRAPPLPQSYPKPYDLHLKKRSDRVDRSAPKPVSSSVWGPWLQAYLADIPADETAEGIAPLGAIDSGKAAIAHARAIWTKRHGEEAVLAQAPYRAYRDATRWVVLGDGGTGELGDGMILVVERGTGRVIRVSGE from the coding sequence ATGAACCGTTTGCTGCTGAACCTCGTCACCGGCCTGGCGGCGCTGACCGCCCTGATTCCCCTATCCGTGTCTGCCGCCGGCGCGCCCAGGCAAGCGCCCGGCTGGAGCCTGCAGACGCCGGGCGGCGAAACCGTCAACTTCCCGCAGGATGCCGAAGGTCGCCCCACGGTCCTGCTGTTCTGGCCGTCCTGGTGCCCGTTCAGCCGCGCGCTGCAACCCTACGTGCAGGACATCTGGGAGGACTACCGTGATTTGGGCGTCAATGTCTGGACGATCAACATCCGCGAAGACGGCGACCCCGTACAGACGATGAAGGATCGCGGCCTCAGCTTTCCGCTGTTGATCCAGGGCGATGCACTGATGGCGACCTATCGCATCGAACGCACACCCTGGCTGGTGGTCATCGACGGCGACAACAACATCGTCTACACGCGGCCTCCGCATCCGCCAACGCCCGTCGACGTCGCCATGGACGTGCGCAAGACCCTCAACGAGTTGCTGGGCGACCGCGCCCCACCGCTACCACAGAGCTACCCCAAGCCCTACGACCTGCACCTCAAGAAGCGCTCGGATCGTGTCGACCGCAGCGCACCCAAACCGGTGTCCTCCAGCGTGTGGGGGCCGTGGCTGCAAGCGTATCTGGCCGACATCCCCGCGGATGAAACCGCCGAAGGCATCGCCCCGCTGGGCGCGATCGACAGCGGCAAGGCGGCCATCGCTCACGCCAGGGCGATTTGGACGAAGCGCCATGGCGAAGAAGCGGTACTGGCGCAGGCGCCCTACCGCGCCTACCGCGACGCCACGCGCTGGGTCGTGCTCGGCGATGGCGGTACCGGCGAACTCGGAGACGGCATGATTCTGGTCGTCGAACGCGGAACGGGACGAGTGATTCGCGTCAGCGGGGAATGA